The Solibacillus daqui genome has a segment encoding these proteins:
- a CDS encoding DUF485 domain-containing protein, with translation MEKNKKPVIDYDKIASQPSFQQLAKKKNSFLWTMTFIFLALYMLLPILTSYTDILHQKAIGDITWVWVYSAGLFIMTWGLAHFYVAKANKYDSDAKDIIAEYEGGRAK, from the coding sequence ATGGAAAAAAACAAAAAACCAGTCATTGATTATGACAAAATTGCTTCACAGCCTTCTTTCCAGCAATTAGCGAAAAAGAAAAATTCATTTCTGTGGACTATGACATTTATTTTCCTAGCACTTTATATGTTATTACCGATTTTAACGTCATACACAGACATTCTTCACCAAAAAGCAATTGGCGATATCACTTGGGTTTGGGTTTATTCAGCTGGGTTATTTATTATGACTTGGGGCTTAGCTCACTTCTACGTTGCAAAAGCAAACAAATACGACTCAGATGCAAAAGATATTATTGCAGAGTATGAAGGAGGCCGTGCGAAATGA
- a CDS encoding transglutaminase domain-containing protein, producing the protein MKSYFKSYEDFKAKGGSIKSSTITYEELLAVLTMHMERLDKQFSLTINGHLPKPLHEILDDAFEQSHLYKAFYTQHCANRSYRYRSLSKNRVKVDFTLSYRMNRTQEKDMLAEITEVLAQITTPAMSTLQKIVAVHDYIVRTYSYEMHTKGSPFAVSTFMAEKRGVCMAYALLFEKMMHMLDIPCYYVIGKADGEGDAGHAWNMVQLDGDWYHVDVTWDDIGHAYEHHEIRYCYFLLTDDQIANNHQWDLDLYPPCTSDHFHMLHQLYDACIVGDELIYPHPKTACLTAMSLKTLKARKLADIRVQQCTFANGIVYVSNYSDGETLYSYHIETAEITKLSADKVKSIARDLNQVVVTYDNDKTKHIELEHTSQTIDAEAITVNEWDEKRYTEVTMMSFGDSWLATYNETSETLVALKSADGVALFINEPVKQLTVSLELDKGIQLQMTANRKQVQFEQAAKLIVPIQLVANDLPALQKHFAEQLVVKEHTVILEVNRSLHVQFKR; encoded by the coding sequence ATGAAAAGTTATTTTAAAAGTTATGAAGATTTTAAAGCAAAAGGTGGTTCGATTAAATCTTCAACGATTACATATGAAGAGCTGTTAGCAGTGTTAACGATGCATATGGAGCGCTTGGATAAGCAGTTTTCGTTAACGATTAATGGCCATTTACCAAAGCCTTTGCATGAAATTTTAGACGACGCGTTTGAGCAAAGTCATTTGTATAAGGCATTTTACACGCAGCATTGTGCCAATCGGAGCTATCGTTACCGGAGTTTGTCTAAAAATCGTGTGAAAGTGGATTTCACGCTTAGTTATCGCATGAATCGAACGCAGGAAAAGGACATGCTTGCAGAAATTACTGAGGTACTTGCGCAGATTACAACACCAGCGATGTCTACGTTACAAAAGATTGTAGCTGTGCATGATTATATTGTGCGTACCTATAGCTATGAAATGCACACAAAAGGTTCGCCATTTGCTGTGTCTACGTTTATGGCGGAAAAGCGCGGTGTTTGTATGGCATATGCGTTATTATTTGAAAAAATGATGCATATGCTCGATATTCCTTGTTATTACGTAATAGGGAAGGCAGACGGGGAAGGAGATGCCGGTCATGCTTGGAATATGGTGCAACTTGATGGGGATTGGTATCATGTGGATGTGACGTGGGATGATATTGGCCATGCGTATGAGCATCATGAAATTAGGTATTGCTATTTTTTATTGACGGATGATCAAATCGCAAACAATCATCAATGGGATTTGGATTTGTATCCGCCATGTACAAGTGATCATTTTCATATGCTACATCAATTGTATGATGCATGTATTGTGGGTGATGAACTTATTTATCCGCATCCGAAAACGGCTTGTTTAACGGCGATGTCCCTAAAAACGTTAAAGGCTAGGAAACTTGCTGACATTCGTGTGCAGCAATGTACATTTGCGAATGGAATTGTGTATGTGAGTAATTACTCGGATGGAGAAACTTTATATTCGTATCATATTGAGACCGCAGAAATAACGAAACTGAGCGCGGATAAGGTTAAGTCAATTGCTAGAGATTTGAATCAAGTTGTTGTTACGTATGATAACGATAAAACGAAACATATTGAACTTGAGCATACTTCACAAACGATTGATGCGGAAGCGATTACTGTGAATGAATGGGATGAAAAGCGTTATACGGAAGTTACGATGATGTCGTTTGGTGATAGCTGGCTAGCAACATATAATGAGACTTCAGAGACACTTGTTGCACTAAAAAGCGCGGATGGTGTGGCATTATTCATAAATGAACCAGTGAAGCAATTAACAGTATCATTAGAGCTAGATAAAGGGATCCAGTTGCAAATGACTGCGAATCGAAAGCAAGTCCAATTTGAACAAGCAGCAAAATTAATAGTACCAATACAGCTCGTTGCAAACGATTTACCAGCATTACAAAAGCATTTTGCTGAACAATTAGTTGTAAAGGAACATACCGTGATACTTGAAGTAAATCGAAGTTTACATGTGCAATTTAAGAGATAA
- a CDS encoding cation acetate symporter: protein MNLVSIGFFLGIVGLTLIVTYIAAKRTSSASDFYTAGGGLKGWQNGFAIAGDYLSAAAFLGVSGAIALTGFDGFFFSVGYVVANLVLLYIIAEPMRNLGRYTLADMLTARFNEKRIRGVAATGTIIIVILYMIAQLVGAGALIKLLFGIEYWMAVLIVGVMMTTYVLFGGMTATSWVQIIKAGLLLFGTTLLAFLVFAKFDFNLVNMFDTISTNYGEEYLVPGIKYTSSIDSVSMMLALVLGTSGLPHILMRFFTVKDAKTARASISWTTWITAIFFSLTIFLGFGAMHFVGIDAIKAENAAGNTAAPLLAEFLGGNILLSFICAVAFATILAVVSGLVLTGASAISHDIYGEILNDGKLTEKQQVLAARIGSISIAIVSIILALFAQSLNVSFLVSFAFCIGASANLPVILYTIYWKKFNSNGAVAAMVTGLVSCLVLGAMGPNIWSPTGNAIFVGEPLVNLAVPAIITIPLSFFAGYLGSVLTASKVEQAEAERIYKEIRVKAHTGVSVQDVSH from the coding sequence ATGAATTTAGTTTCTATTGGTTTCTTCTTAGGAATTGTAGGGTTAACATTAATCGTTACATATATAGCGGCGAAACGAACTTCTTCCGCAAGTGATTTCTATACAGCTGGCGGTGGATTAAAAGGTTGGCAAAATGGTTTTGCGATTGCTGGTGACTACTTATCAGCAGCAGCGTTTTTAGGCGTATCCGGTGCGATTGCTTTAACAGGATTTGATGGTTTCTTTTTCTCAGTTGGTTATGTAGTAGCAAACTTAGTTCTACTATATATTATCGCTGAACCAATGCGTAACTTAGGTCGTTATACATTAGCAGATATGTTAACAGCACGTTTCAATGAAAAACGTATTCGTGGAGTTGCGGCAACAGGAACAATTATTATCGTTATTTTATATATGATTGCACAATTAGTAGGTGCTGGGGCACTTATCAAGTTATTATTCGGAATTGAATACTGGATGGCGGTATTAATCGTAGGTGTGATGATGACAACTTACGTATTATTCGGTGGTATGACGGCTACATCTTGGGTTCAAATTATTAAAGCGGGTTTACTATTATTCGGTACTACCCTATTAGCCTTTTTAGTATTTGCTAAATTTGATTTTAATTTAGTAAACATGTTTGACACAATTAGCACAAATTATGGTGAAGAATATTTAGTACCAGGAATTAAGTACACTTCTTCTATTGATTCTGTATCAATGATGTTAGCTTTAGTTTTAGGTACATCAGGATTACCACATATTTTAATGCGCTTCTTTACAGTAAAAGATGCAAAAACAGCGCGTGCGTCTATTTCTTGGACAACTTGGATTACGGCGATTTTCTTCTCATTAACAATTTTCTTAGGTTTTGGTGCAATGCACTTCGTAGGGATTGATGCGATTAAAGCAGAAAATGCTGCGGGGAATACAGCCGCGCCATTACTTGCTGAATTTTTAGGTGGTAACATTTTATTATCATTTATTTGTGCAGTAGCCTTTGCAACAATTTTAGCAGTAGTATCAGGCTTAGTATTAACAGGTGCGTCTGCCATTTCACATGATATATATGGTGAAATTTTAAATGATGGTAAATTAACTGAAAAACAACAAGTTTTAGCTGCGCGTATCGGATCAATTTCAATTGCGATTGTGTCAATCATTTTAGCGTTATTCGCACAAAGCTTAAACGTATCATTCTTAGTATCATTCGCCTTCTGTATCGGGGCATCTGCAAACTTACCAGTAATTCTATACACAATTTACTGGAAAAAATTCAATTCAAACGGTGCCGTTGCGGCCATGGTTACAGGTTTAGTATCATGTTTAGTATTAGGTGCAATGGGTCCAAACATCTGGAGCCCAACTGGTAACGCTATTTTCGTAGGTGAACCATTAGTAAATCTAGCAGTACCAGCAATTATTACTATTCCACTTAGCTTCTTTGCAGGCTACTTAGGATCCGTATTAACAGCTAGCAAAGTAGAACAAGCTGAAGCAGAGCGTATTTACAAAGAAATTCGCGTAAAAGCACATACAGGAGTTTCAGTACAAGACGTATCACACTAA
- a CDS encoding DUF485 domain-containing protein, translating to MSSLEGKLSKNQHTINYDKIDRMDSFNTFVRKKNTFLFGITFTFLTFYILLPILAFTPVLQQKAIGSITWVWVYSLALFIMTIVLCTVYVKMASKFDKAAAAVLSEYEKAGA from the coding sequence ATGAGTAGTTTAGAGGGAAAACTCTCAAAAAACCAACATACAATCAACTATGATAAGATTGATCGTATGGATTCATTCAATACATTTGTAAGGAAGAAAAACACGTTTTTATTCGGTATAACTTTTACATTTTTGACATTTTACATTCTATTACCGATATTAGCGTTCACTCCTGTGTTACAACAGAAGGCAATTGGAAGTATTACTTGGGTTTGGGTATACTCGCTTGCCCTATTCATTATGACAATTGTGCTTTGTACGGTTTATGTCAAAATGGCATCTAAGTTCGACAAAGCGGCTGCAGCTGTATTAAGTGAATATGAAAAGGCAGGTGCTTAA
- a CDS encoding alpha/beta hydrolase family protein, whose protein sequence is MTKIIMEDCIVNNIPILSIYQSELKKCPLIFFLHGYGGDCEQGLDFGYMLAKKGFYYVSIDCKDHGMRETNTETNKFSKVFPPDTGLDSYVHMHEVIEQSAFDIQSLIEYFKSRDEIDKNNIGISGFSMGGYATFYIAANNPDIKVAVPIAGKPAFTKAWKDSILSTGTYEQWREPIQNAEKEIARRTDYFQMIDPYEKLSNYSPKPLLIINGDQDTDSLFTYSLELYEKLLPLYAEQPENLRLSMPFVNHQFNYYMKLEACNWFEKHLGNH, encoded by the coding sequence ATGACAAAAATAATAATGGAAGATTGCATAGTGAATAACATACCAATTTTGAGTATTTATCAAAGTGAATTAAAGAAATGCCCATTAATCTTTTTTCTTCATGGATATGGAGGAGATTGTGAGCAAGGATTAGATTTTGGATATATGCTAGCAAAAAAAGGGTTTTATTATGTTAGTATCGACTGCAAAGACCATGGTATGAGGGAAACGAACACCGAAACTAACAAATTTTCTAAAGTATTTCCACCAGATACTGGACTTGATTCTTATGTTCATATGCATGAAGTAATAGAACAGTCTGCATTCGATATACAAAGTCTCATTGAATATTTTAAAAGTAGAGATGAGATTGATAAGAATAATATAGGAATATCAGGTTTTTCTATGGGAGGGTATGCAACATTTTATATCGCAGCTAATAACCCTGATATAAAAGTAGCGGTTCCAATAGCTGGAAAGCCAGCTTTTACAAAAGCATGGAAAGATAGTATCCTTTCAACTGGTACTTATGAACAATGGAGAGAACCGATTCAAAATGCAGAAAAAGAAATAGCAAGAAGAACAGATTACTTCCAAATGATAGATCCATATGAAAAATTGAGTAATTATTCACCAAAACCATTACTAATTATCAATGGTGATCAAGATACAGATTCACTATTTACTTATTCATTAGAACTCTATGAAAAGTTGTTACCATTGTATGCTGAACAGCCAGAAAATCTTCGACTTAGCATGCCTTTTGTCAATCACCAATTTAATTATTATATGAAGCTTGAAGCTTGCAATTGGTTTGAAAAGCATCTTGGTAATCATTAA
- a CDS encoding chromate transporter: MQRISQQSKLITLLELLFVSTRLGLTSFGGPVAHLGYFHEEYVRKRQWIDEKSYADLVALCQFLPGPASSQVGIGIGVMRAGIVGGIVSFIGFTLPSVLALMGFALLLQGANIGNISWIHGLKIVAVVVVAHAILGMAKNLTPDNKRKAIVLLALVASLLVQSAITQVVIILIASLLGYLLYKDDAETNGPNGVHFISKKVGYVCLSLFFSLLVVLPILSNVTSLKWIAMVDSFYRAGALVFGGGHVVLPLLENEFVHSGLIDEAAFLAGYGVTQAVPGPLFTFAAYIGTIIGGWQGGLLATIAIFLPAFLLILGTLPFWNQLRSNSKIKGAFMGINAAVVGILIAAFYHPIWTSAILQPIDFALAAILFSLLMFWKLPPWVIVIAGAVGGWVVSFM; the protein is encoded by the coding sequence ATGCAAAGAATCTCACAACAAAGTAAGTTAATAACATTATTAGAACTGCTATTCGTTTCAACTCGACTAGGTTTAACATCGTTTGGTGGCCCAGTCGCGCATTTAGGTTATTTCCATGAAGAGTATGTCCGAAAACGACAATGGATTGATGAAAAAAGCTATGCGGACTTAGTTGCTTTATGTCAGTTCTTACCTGGTCCTGCAAGTAGTCAGGTTGGGATTGGTATCGGTGTTATGCGTGCTGGAATTGTAGGTGGAATTGTTTCCTTTATTGGCTTCACATTGCCATCTGTTTTAGCATTAATGGGTTTTGCGCTCCTATTACAAGGTGCGAACATAGGAAATATTAGTTGGATTCACGGGTTAAAAATCGTGGCGGTTGTTGTTGTAGCGCATGCGATTTTGGGTATGGCAAAAAATTTAACTCCCGATAACAAGCGGAAAGCAATCGTATTATTGGCGTTAGTCGCCTCATTATTAGTTCAATCGGCTATTACACAAGTTGTCATTATTTTGATCGCTAGTTTACTTGGTTATCTTCTATACAAAGATGATGCAGAAACGAATGGACCGAATGGCGTACATTTCATTTCTAAAAAGGTAGGCTATGTATGTTTATCGTTATTTTTCAGTTTACTTGTAGTTTTGCCGATATTAAGTAATGTGACATCATTAAAGTGGATTGCGATGGTGGATTCTTTTTATCGCGCTGGAGCATTAGTTTTTGGTGGAGGACATGTAGTTCTACCATTGTTAGAAAATGAGTTTGTCCATTCAGGTTTAATCGATGAAGCGGCATTTTTAGCAGGTTACGGTGTTACGCAAGCTGTACCTGGACCATTATTTACATTTGCAGCATATATTGGGACAATTATTGGCGGTTGGCAAGGAGGGTTATTGGCAACGATCGCTATTTTTTTACCAGCGTTTCTACTTATTTTAGGAACATTACCATTTTGGAACCAACTAAGAAGCAACTCGAAAATCAAAGGCGCATTTATGGGCATCAATGCTGCGGTAGTAGGCATTTTAATTGCGGCATTCTATCATCCGATTTGGACGAGTGCCATCTTACAGCCAATTGATTTTGCTTTAGCTGCGATATTATTTAGTTTGCTTATGTTTTGGAAGTTACCGCCATGGGTCATTGTGATAGCTGGCGCGGTTGGCGGATGGGTTGTTTCGTTTATGTAA
- a CDS encoding methyltransferase family protein, which produces MTLVSILSLLLFVIFLSSYISKLIIMNKKSGIKALVLAKGNKGKTINFSESLVRTTTFLWGATWLLESIFSNWLDDFLPNLFTNNIINYLGLLIILIGLIFFVSSMITMKNSWRVGIDKDTKTQLITNGLYKYSRNPAFVGFDLMFMGLFITFPNIVTLFICLINILAIHNLILQEEKHLENTIQEDYLFYKYNTPRYLIF; this is translated from the coding sequence ATGACTTTAGTGAGTATATTATCATTATTACTATTTGTAATATTTTTATCATCTTATATTTCAAAGCTAATCATCATGAACAAGAAATCCGGAATTAAGGCACTAGTTTTGGCAAAAGGAAATAAGGGGAAAACCATTAATTTCTCTGAGTCCTTAGTTCGTACTACTACATTTTTGTGGGGAGCCACTTGGTTACTTGAATCAATATTCAGTAATTGGCTTGATGATTTTTTACCTAATCTATTCACTAATAATATCATCAACTATTTAGGATTATTAATTATTTTGATAGGTTTAATTTTCTTTGTATCTTCAATGATTACAATGAAAAATTCTTGGAGAGTTGGTATCGACAAAGACACAAAAACTCAACTCATAACAAATGGTTTGTATAAATACAGTAGGAATCCTGCTTTTGTAGGATTTGATTTAATGTTCATGGGGTTATTCATAACATTCCCAAATATTGTGACACTTTTTATTTGTTTGATAAATATTTTAGCTATACACAACCTCATCTTACAAGAAGAAAAACATTTAGAGAATACAATTCAAGAAGATTATCTCTTTTATAAATATAATACTCCGAGATATTTAATCTTCTAA
- a CDS encoding cation acetate symporter, whose protein sequence is MSFTAIFFFVAIVGLTLIITWWASKRTSSASDFYTAGGGLTGWQNGLAIAGDYLSAASFLGIAGSIALFGFDGFFFSIGYLVAYLVVLYIVAEPLRNLGRFTLADMITARFDKAKVRGTAALSTITIVLFYMIAQLVGAGALIQLLLGIEYWMAVLLVGVMMTIYVLFGGMTATSWVQIIKACLLMIGTVIISFLVLAKFDFSIANMFTQMATETEHGAAYLNPGLRYSNGIDTISVLIALVLGTAGLPHILMRFFTVKDAQTARSSVIWATWIVGLFYVLTIFLGFGAAAFVGKEAIVAANPAGNMAAPLLAQALGGDILFSFVCAVAFATILAVVAGLVLSGASALSHDIYGQIIKKGKITEKEAVKAARIGSIIISVISILLALGAQTLNVAFLVSLAFCIAGSANLPVIIYTIYWKKFNTNGAVTAMLTGLISALVLVAISPNVWNPEAGKAIFVGEPLIMLTNPAIISVPLGFLGGLIGTLLSKETDEAKYREVEVKAQTGISVQDVSH, encoded by the coding sequence ATGAGTTTCACAGCTATATTCTTCTTCGTTGCAATCGTAGGTTTAACATTAATTATTACTTGGTGGGCATCTAAACGTACATCAAGTGCATCTGATTTCTATACAGCCGGTGGAGGTTTAACTGGTTGGCAAAATGGTCTAGCTATCGCGGGTGACTACTTATCAGCAGCTTCATTCTTAGGGATCGCTGGTTCAATCGCATTATTCGGTTTCGATGGATTCTTCTTCTCTATCGGTTACTTAGTAGCCTATTTAGTAGTTCTTTACATCGTTGCTGAGCCATTACGTAACTTAGGTCGTTTCACTTTAGCAGATATGATCACTGCTCGTTTCGACAAAGCAAAAGTTCGTGGTACAGCGGCATTATCTACAATTACAATCGTATTATTCTACATGATTGCACAATTAGTAGGTGCAGGTGCTTTAATCCAATTATTATTAGGTATTGAATATTGGATGGCCGTTCTTCTAGTTGGTGTCATGATGACAATTTACGTATTATTCGGTGGTATGACTGCAACATCTTGGGTACAAATTATTAAAGCTTGTTTATTAATGATTGGTACAGTTATTATTTCATTCTTAGTATTAGCAAAATTCGACTTCTCTATCGCGAACATGTTCACGCAAATGGCGACGGAAACAGAGCATGGCGCAGCATACTTAAATCCAGGTTTACGTTACTCGAACGGTATTGATACAATCTCAGTGCTTATCGCGTTAGTACTTGGTACAGCGGGTCTTCCGCACATCTTAATGCGTTTCTTCACAGTAAAAGATGCGCAAACAGCTCGTTCTTCAGTAATTTGGGCTACTTGGATTGTAGGTCTGTTCTACGTATTAACAATCTTCTTAGGCTTCGGTGCTGCGGCATTCGTAGGTAAAGAGGCAATCGTAGCGGCAAACCCTGCTGGTAACATGGCTGCCCCACTTCTTGCACAAGCACTTGGTGGCGACATTTTATTCTCATTCGTGTGTGCTGTAGCATTCGCGACAATCTTAGCGGTAGTAGCTGGTTTAGTACTTTCAGGTGCATCAGCATTATCACATGACATTTATGGTCAAATCATTAAAAAAGGTAAAATCACTGAAAAAGAAGCGGTTAAGGCTGCTCGTATCGGTTCTATCATTATCTCTGTAATCTCTATTTTATTAGCATTAGGTGCACAAACATTAAACGTTGCATTCTTAGTATCATTAGCATTCTGTATCGCAGGTTCTGCAAACTTACCAGTAATTATCTACACAATTTACTGGAAAAAATTCAACACAAATGGTGCAGTAACTGCAATGTTAACTGGTTTAATTTCTGCATTAGTTTTAGTAGCAATTTCTCCAAACGTTTGGAACCCAGAGGCAGGTAAAGCAATTTTCGTTGGTGAGCCATTAATTATGTTAACAAACCCAGCGATTATCTCAGTACCACTTGGTTTCCTAGGTGGATTAATTGGTACATTATTATCGAAAGAAACTGACGAAGCGAAATACCGTGAAGTTGAAGTAAAAGCGCAAACAGGTATCTCGGTACAAGACGTTTCTCACTAA
- a CDS encoding GNAT family N-acetyltransferase: protein MAIKVRIVTSEDWLDVKRIYEAGIETKIATFELKAPETYEEWFGQANPNCSFVAYEENQIWGWCKLSPVSKRIVYKGVGEVSIYIAPHGKGKGIGDLLLKHLIVASEKEGFWTLESKIFKENVASLNLHKKNGFRIVGVREKIAQLDGIWKDNVLLERRKTL from the coding sequence ATGGCTATTAAAGTTCGAATTGTTACAAGTGAAGATTGGCTAGACGTAAAGCGAATTTATGAAGCAGGGATAGAAACAAAAATTGCTACATTCGAATTAAAGGCTCCAGAAACTTATGAAGAATGGTTTGGTCAAGCAAATCCTAATTGTTCATTTGTTGCATATGAAGAAAATCAAATTTGGGGTTGGTGTAAATTATCGCCTGTTTCAAAAAGAATCGTATATAAAGGAGTAGGCGAAGTAAGTATTTATATTGCTCCACATGGTAAAGGGAAGGGAATCGGCGATTTGTTGCTAAAGCATTTAATTGTAGCTTCTGAAAAGGAAGGTTTTTGGACGCTGGAATCCAAAATCTTTAAAGAGAATGTCGCTAGCCTCAATTTACATAAAAAGAATGGCTTTCGTATCGTAGGGGTTCGAGAAAAGATTGCTCAATTAGATGGGATATGGAAGGATAATGTGTTATTAGAAAGAAGGAAGACTTTATAG
- a CDS encoding flavin-containing monooxygenase: protein MKEILDTIVIGGGQAGLAAGYHLRKKGLHFLILEASDQFGGSWSSYYDSLKLFSPAGFSSMPGMKFPGNQNRYPHRDEVIRYLLDYKLKFDLPVLINQRVDLIEKDEEGFVVRTKTGEIFKAQTIINATGSFNNPFIPKIAGMEEFQGNTLHSSQYRNSKPFHNQRIIIVGGGNSAVQIAVELAEVTRTSLAVRQPIKFVKQHIGRLDLHFWIKLIGFDNFPFWRFGKTAPSSNAVIDTNRFKDRITAGNPNQQTMFISFYERGVIWPNGDKEHVDTVIFATGFKPNAPYLKSLGALDKEGRPLHRAGISNVSGIYFVGLEGQRSFASATLRGVGQDARFVVNKILKYLK from the coding sequence ATGAAAGAAATACTTGATACAATTGTTATTGGAGGGGGCCAGGCTGGGCTTGCTGCGGGTTATCATTTACGTAAGAAGGGGCTACATTTTCTGATATTGGAGGCAAGTGATCAGTTTGGTGGATCTTGGTCAAGTTATTACGACAGTCTTAAATTGTTTTCGCCAGCAGGCTTTTCCTCTATGCCGGGTATGAAGTTCCCTGGAAATCAAAATAGGTATCCACACCGAGATGAAGTTATTCGATATTTACTGGATTATAAATTAAAGTTTGATTTGCCAGTTCTAATTAATCAGCGAGTAGATTTGATTGAAAAAGACGAGGAAGGATTTGTGGTTCGAACTAAGACGGGAGAAATATTTAAAGCTCAAACAATTATTAATGCTACTGGCTCATTTAACAATCCATTCATACCAAAAATAGCAGGGATGGAGGAGTTTCAGGGAAATACACTCCATTCTTCACAATATCGAAATTCGAAACCATTTCATAACCAAAGAATAATCATTGTAGGTGGTGGTAATTCTGCTGTGCAGATTGCAGTTGAATTGGCTGAGGTAACTCGAACATCTTTAGCTGTACGCCAACCGATCAAGTTTGTGAAACAACATATTGGGAGATTAGATTTACATTTTTGGATAAAACTAATTGGTTTTGATAACTTTCCATTCTGGCGATTCGGGAAAACTGCGCCGAGTTCAAATGCAGTAATTGATACCAATCGATTCAAAGATCGAATAACTGCAGGAAATCCAAATCAACAAACAATGTTTATATCTTTTTATGAAAGAGGCGTTATTTGGCCAAACGGGGATAAAGAACACGTGGATACCGTAATCTTTGCGACAGGGTTTAAACCTAACGCTCCATATCTTAAATCGTTAGGTGCGCTTGATAAGGAAGGTAGGCCTTTACATAGGGCTGGTATTAGCAACGTTTCCGGTATTTATTTTGTTGGACTGGAAGGTCAGCGATCCTTTGCTTCTGCTACTCTAAGGGGAGTGGGACAAGATGCAAGGTTTGTTGTGAATAAAATATTGAAATATCTTAAGTAG
- a CDS encoding GNAT family N-acetyltransferase, producing the protein MLNLTTKRLRFERYMKEDIAFVLELVTNPDVMNYIGDGKIKGVQYAENLIERMLEQYKNFDDYGLHKLVIKETNEVIGHAGLVAQIIDDAFEMELGYWIRPEFWQQGYGYEAAHALKVYADETLYLERYVSAIQVGNEGSKRIALKNGMQLEKVIQMEGKEVEIYVIENEIDYEEDTYSI; encoded by the coding sequence ATGTTAAATTTAACAACAAAAAGGTTACGGTTCGAACGTTATATGAAAGAGGATATAGCTTTTGTTTTGGAACTGGTCACGAATCCAGATGTCATGAACTATATTGGTGATGGTAAAATAAAGGGGGTTCAATATGCAGAAAATTTAATTGAACGTATGCTAGAGCAATATAAAAATTTCGATGATTACGGTTTACATAAGCTTGTCATCAAAGAAACGAATGAAGTGATTGGTCATGCTGGCTTAGTTGCCCAAATTATTGATGATGCCTTTGAGATGGAGTTAGGGTATTGGATAAGGCCGGAATTTTGGCAGCAAGGATATGGGTACGAAGCAGCGCATGCTTTAAAAGTTTATGCAGATGAAACCTTGTATTTAGAACGCTATGTTTCGGCCATTCAGGTTGGGAATGAAGGTTCAAAACGTATTGCTTTAAAAAATGGTATGCAGCTAGAAAAAGTCATTCAGATGGAGGGGAAAGAGGTAGAAATCTATGTAATTGAGAATGAGATTGATTACGAAGAAGATACCTACTCAATCTAA